GGGGACGTTTAATGGTAAACGTCgcttttgtgttttctacttTCATAAAACCCACTGGCGTTCTTTTAAAGGTGGCTGCCAACATTCCCCAGGCTGCCGCGCTCCGTCAGCCATGTGGTTCCTGTTTTTGCTTCTCCGAGATGCTCGCAGTGGGAGACCAAACTGTCTGCAAGCGGTTCCTGTGTGTAGGTTTAATGCAGGGATGAGGAGGTAGTCGGTCTGACTGCCAGAAAGATGGCTAACTGATAAAAGAGAGCATCAGCATGCATCTTTCATATTTCGCTACTTTCTGCAGAGTTGCTCGAGCATTGCATCATAGCACATTTAGCAGTCTGCTTCTGCTAGTTTCATGCAACTAGTAGTGGTTGGTCATACATATGTCTTGAACAAAAGGAGCCGGTGTGTGGTCTTTTCTTCAATATTAATCTCATTAGCCTGTATGTACAATCGTTTATCCCTTCAGGGTCTGTCTTAAGCTTAGCATGGTAAGAAACCCATTTTTCACTGCCAGTGAAAGTGGCTGCTGTGACTGCAGGTGTCATTTTTACAGGGTTATTGCATCAAAATAAATTCCTTTCCCAGAGTGCCTATTTCCTCGCCAGAGTCTGGGATTTCAGCGCCTCTGGTGATTTACTGTGGGTGTCTCGGTCATGGTCATCCAGGAGAAGTGGGGGTATACATTTCCCACACTGCCATGTAAGGCTGAGAGGTTATGGCAAAGGATAAACCTTTGATAGGTGCTGAAAGAGGCTTGTCGGAACTGAGCGATTGGTTTCCTTTCGTTGCTGGAGCAGAGATGCAGTTTGGCCAGTTGGTCAGTTAGTTTTAAAGTAGCTAATAGCAACTTATCCATTGGGAAATACTGTTTCCAATCCTTTCCATTATTTAAGCATCTAAACTTGCACACAGACTTAGAAGACTTCTGACTTTATGTCTCGTTTGTTCGGATCATTTAgattctctttgtttttcctaACATGTGGTCATGCATACGAACTACCGGTTAATAAAATAGGTTGCACTGGAGAACTGCTGCAGTGATTAATTTTATGATAGGGAGGACGGCGTGAGGTTTGCCCAGGCTGTTCATGAACTTCAGCCAAGAATTAGGGCTTTTCAGATCACGCGATTTATGTGTTCAGTCTGAATGCAGCCTGTGTGTACAAACACAATGAGGCACGGCCATAAAACTGTGAACGCATCACCCATCTTGGCTGACCCATCAGCATGGAGGTCAGTCGCTTTCAAAGAATGCATTTTTCATTGATCCCCCGTGCCTTTGTTCGTGCTTCCCACTCCTCAATTGTTGGATGACATATGAAGTTCATTTCTGTCTATTTTAGTCATAAAAAAAGATTCCATTGTGTAGCCTAGAAACTGAAATTTATCAAACACATCCATCACATGAGTATCAGTGTGTCACAAGGTCAGGTCTGAAATATTGCAGTCATTTCCTACTGATGTAAAGGCAGTCCAGGTCCCTGCACTGTGCCAGAACCCTTCTCTCTCAGCCGCTATGCTGCTCGACCATGCAAATCCGCTCTGGTGGCAGATCAAAGGCCCAGAGAGCTGCACACAGAGTCATCTGATCCACACTGGTTGTGGGATCAAGTCCATAATGTGAGGGATCAGTACACCCAGGGAATTGTCCCTCAGCCTCTCAGAGTGCTCAGTTATGATCTGACCCTCGTCTACTACAACGACTGTCGTTTTGACAAAGATATGGGATTACTTGGGATATCACAAATAGATCTTTGAGGGATTATCTTTGTTTCTCATGATATGATACTATGAAATAGGAGACAAATTGTGTAAATGTTTAAACTTGGTGGGAGATGGGCCAACACATGTCTGCAGCTCATAATTagactgttttgtttcatgacctccaaacagcaaaatatgtatttttagttCATCCCTCTTGGCTCAGTCAGTAGTGTAGTCATCCAAACATGGGCCATTCTCTAAAAGAAATATGCAGCGGCTTGTTTACACAGGCAGAGCCAAATTCTTTCTAAAACCACATATATTCTTGGCTGACATTAGAAAATACATTATATGGAAACATGATTTTGGGAGCAATCTATGTCCAATGAAACCTACTATGATTATGTTTCTTAATGTATATATCTTGTGTTTACATTTACACTTTCCATTTGAACCCAAATAAGCAATATGTAGCAAAGCTACATGTCCAACACGTTACCAAATGAGCTTCGTCCTTCAAACATAGAGCTGCTTTGATGTGAAGCCATCACTCACAGCCACAGACAGTCGTGCAAATGTTATCAACgcaaacaaaccaacaggaTTTCAAGCCAAGTGCATTTGAAAACAGACGCTCCCCTTTAGGCCGGTGGAATGTGCAAGCTCtggaaatatggaaaaattTGAGACCCCCCCATTCACCGTCTGCACAATGGATTTACAAAGACCAACAGAGCTGGCTTTGTACACGGCACATGTCTATGCACGTCACTAACTCTATAAGGGCCACAACAccagttttcatttattttgcactGACAGAGGATTGTGACTTGTGAGGGCTCTCAAGCAGTAAGAGGCTTGtttaagtagattttttttgtgctgtcTGCTTTTGACAGAAGCATTTCACCTGTGTTTTGACGGATGACTTCCCCTGGGGTATTCCCAACATAGAGGCAATTCTACAAACAGGCAGGGGCCCCCCACATTCACTGTGAACCCCCACCCTCCGAACCATGGCCTCTTTCACCACCAACAACACAGTTGTCAGGGGAGGCTGTTGCCTCAGCTGTGTCAAGTCCAGCTGTATGAGAGCTGCATTGGGACGCTGGACAgtttcccagctgactttgcagatttcatttttcacccAAGATgacagtttttgtctcttttgacTTCCAGAGACCTCTGGCTTCACTAGCCCACCCACTTATAGCTGTGAACAGCAGCAATGCATCCAAATGtttggagaaaaccaaagcactATTTGGAATAGGGGCTTCTAAACATGAACTCGTGTTTTTCCCCGACTGTTTTCCACCATGTTATCTGCACATTTTTCCTGTATGAGTGTTCTCATGGTATTTACGTTCCAGTATAGTAAACTCCCCCACAAAGGGTATTTTGCAATTATAGTGTCCACATACTTTAGGTAAAGAGGTCATTTGAAACTaaaagctgtgtgtttgtgggtgctCTCCATTTTTCTTAGTTCTATATGTGGAATTGTGATTATATCGTATTTACCTAACCCCTATACTTTGTCTCTCTAGCCATTGAATAACCTCTTCCCTGTTGTTTACTGCTCACCAGTCTAATCTGTCATCACTGTCTTCTCTGCAACAGGACTGCAGTGTCTACGAGATGGAAGAAAAGATCCTAGAAGTTGTAAGTAGACTGTATCTCTTCTCGTTGCTTCCCATAACGTAAACTAAATAAGACCCAGGAGGTTCCTAAATAGTGGGAAAGGGCCTTTATGCCTTTTTACATAGAGATTGTGTGACATGCTTTCAGCAGCAAGGTCAGTTTTCTGAGTGAAAAGAGCAGACAGGTCTATAGGATTGCCAGCGGAGGAGGCAGCTCTAATACGCCCCTGCCATCAATCagtgcttcctgctgctgacactCTCCAGACTCTGTGGGCAAACACTAGATTTCCTCCAGcactctttgtctctttcttaGACAACCAAAGTGAAGGCCACAGTAGTTCTGTCTTTGTTCATTCCTTTGTTTCCAAATGTTTTTCTTGcacttgtcttgtttttatctttggcTCTCTCCCTTTTGCACCCacttttttcttgttgtgtttctcattttgtgctatttctgtttattttcatccTTTTATCATTCTCTTTTTGTGAGTTTCTCCATGAGCTCAGATCTACTTAAAGCATACACCACTGGTTCACAACAGAATGCATGTGCCACAGAAAAGACCCCTCTACTGTTGACAAATTACCGTTTTTGTCCTTACAAGCAAGGGACAAAGAAGGGGTGTGTGCACATGACTGATTGCAGTGTTGTGCGTCCACTGGTACATTCAGTTAATAGCACACTAATGGTCTCTGTTAGCCCATTAAGCCTTGCAGTAAACTTAAAAATACACAGACGGAGGCATGTACACAGGAAGAAAGAACTGATGAAGGATAAGGTATCTGTGTTGTGAACGTCACGGGTCGCAGTGTAACCTGACTAGTTCTAGCctgtaaaacacacagtaaCTCTTCAGGCTTTTATAGACATAAAAGACATTAGAGGATTTAACACACCACTTGTGAGCACAGTGAGAAGTTTATTAAAGTCTTGTGCTTCCTAATGGATTCACTGCTGCActttgttttcctctgcagtCTAAGGTTTTGAACAGTATCTGTGATCAGACTGTGAGAACCACCTCTGACCCCCTGATGAGCCAGTCGGCCTGTTTGGAGGAAGTCCAGCTGACCAATATCAATCCGGGCGAGGGCCTGGTGAGGAAtgctttttgaatatttttctctctttgttcaaCCATAGTCTTGCTATCCACTTCTTGATTTCACTGACTAGGAATGCATGTAATGTGTGTCAAATTGTGACCCTCACATCTCACCTCATGTCACATTTGTCTCCCTTTGGGAGTATAGTATTTTTACCATAACCATAAGTaagattttgttgttgttttttaacccAGGGAATGTACATCAAATCTACTTATGATGGGTTACATGTCATCACTGGAACCACAGAGCATGTAAGTACATTGATATGCAAACCACAAGAATACATTTAGCCACTCTGTGCTGGATTAAATTTAGTCACTACGGGTACATTGACTCCTAAAACTGAGCTTCTCCTactggataaaaaaaataaaaaatactctCACGCTCTACTTTATCTTCCTCTTCATTGTCTTCCCACTATATGAGGGTGCTCTCATATCTGAAGGAGTTACCAACTGTTCATCCGTTATGGgaattgtttgtttctgtgctctACTAACCAATAGACATCACAAACAGCCTCCACAAAAAGATGTCCTACCTTTTCCCCACACTGAGACAACCAGTCGGTGACTCATGCAACAGCATTACTGCCACGGTTGGTTCCTAACGCCTCCAGTCCTTAATTGTGAATCAGGACCTGAATCATCACCAATAGTGACTAGTTAATCCTGCCTGACATCTGTGTGAcgtgaaaaacaatgaaaccGATATTCATAAACAGAGAGAGGCGTTTTCTCACGATTttgaactttgtgtgtttttcatgtttgtttttaaaaattattttaccaGAAAGGCTTTGTGAATGCTAAGTTTTATAATCTGGTCTTGACTTTTACtgtttatatttattctttAGTCACCTGCAGACTTGACGAGGAAGATCCATGCTGGCGATGAGGTGATCCAGGTTAACCAGCAGACAGTGGTGAggcttttactttattttacatgtttacacagTGGTGAATGGAGTACATAATGTAAACGTATATAGGATTGAGTGTGTGATTTCATGTGTGTTCACATCCTGTTAACCAGGTGGGCTGGCAGCTGAAAAACCTGGTTTTCAAACTGAGGGAGGACCCCAAGGGTGTGGTTCTACTGCTAAAGAAACGGCCCACAGGCACAACAGGTTTCACTCCCGCCCCGCTTAAGAACATGCGCTGGAAGCCCCCAGTACCTCAGgtaaaatacacacatgcatgcacattttcttctcatctttgaaaaacaacaaaaacctgtGCATCTAATTATTGTCAACCAATTATCAGCTTCTTAGGGAGTTGGTTCCAAAGCAGCATGTTCAGGCAGAGCCaccctcacagtgctgctgTCTCATTTTAATACTGCatggagttttttttcatgtgaaacAAAAGAGGCAAAGCTGccagtttacagtgtttgagtctggttatttttattttttggaataaAAGGCCTAAATGTTGCCATTAAAAGATATTAGGATACGAAAATATATTTAGGCCTacattcttttctttcattagAAACCACTCTAAATGTTCATTGTTCAAATAAAGGTCAAAGACGGCTGATAAATACAGACCCAATAAGATTATCTGACTGTAATCCAATTTGCTATTCATCATTATGTGAACTCATTATGCAGAGTTTAGCTTTTAACCATATCTCTGCTCCTGAGTCACCTTTTAGCAGACAGGAAGGCATTAAGCCCATTGTAAACTAAGACTACCAACATTCAAGCTCTGGCACTGTCTTATCATGCGTAGCCTGTTTCATAGCCTGAGAAGAAAAGATGAGATGATAACAGTAAGGAGTGGGCTcgtcaaaacaacaaagaggcTCTCAACACAAAGGAGGCTAATGTCAACATGTCCACCAGCGTCTTGTTTTAACAGGTAGCCAGGGGTATCAAAGGTAACCATCTCAGTTTATCTGTGACAGAAAAGCTCCAGACGGCAACACAGAAACAAATCATCCACCCTGTCTCAAGGATAAATGACCGGCTTTGTAATACTATATAATTTGTACACATGGGAGCTATTTGGAGAAGGAAAGCTGGGGATTGATTCAAGAGATCCCAGATCGgatgtttagttttttattaatatatcACTTCTACTAGCCTGTATCAACATGTGTATCATTTTACTCTAATGAGAATGGCAGGGAATGAGAGTCATACATTTAGTCAAGGACACCACGTTGTTGGGAAACATATCTGTGGTAAATGAGTACATGCCTCACAAGCTATTTTGGAGTTCACTTACAATCTTTCCATACCTCAAACAAGAAGGTTTATACTCCGGGACACACACAAGCACTTAAATGTCTCACCACATCTGGTGAAGTCCTCCCATTTGCCAGCTAGTCATATTTAGTCTTAATTTGGGAATTGAAGAAAGCAAACTGTAGGCAGAAACGGAAAGTAATGACTTAATTAGTTTTTGACATCTATCCATGCAGTGAGCTAGTAGTAGGAGTTATACTGTGGTCATTGAGAGGTCATCAACTAGTAAtcgtgctgtatttttttttcagaataattCCTCCCTGGTCAGAGCTCAGTCTCCCTGCAGTTCCGCCAACGGATCAACCAAAAAGGAGAAACCAGCCATCCTGGACTTGTAcatccccccaccccctccagTGCCATACACCCCACGGTAAGCTGTCCTGTTTCATCTGTTATTGTTTCACAGGGTTTAATTTAATTCATCAAGCTAAGCTCTAAAACCTAAAGTACTGAAAATTTAGCCACACAAATACTCAAAGAACTAGTATCAAGAAAAGTAGAAGCCATCTGCTGCCCGACAGCAACAGACCCAGTCGCCCCCAGTCAACCTTTGCAACATTTCCTGACTCAGACCTTTGAGGCTGGTGGGTAATGACTGTGTCCCAGGCCCGTGATCGCCttacctcttcctcctcctactGCACATTGTGTTCTGCTTGTCTTCAGCCTACTCTGCTCCCACAAGTCCCGCCACAGTCCTTATGCAACAACTGTTTCATCTACCACCTCCGGGAAGATGACAGAGTATGACCGTTTCACTAAAAATACTGGAGGGCCTGAATTCTAAAAAAGAAGTTTGCAACCTAATtctatttatttcatttgtacTAGACTCAGGCCAATAGAATGACAGCTCTTGCTGACAAATCATCCCAGTCGTGATGGGTTACTTTACACTGTTATGCTGTGGAATGGCTCATTGAGCTGAAATAACCAAATGGACACTTGTTCCTCCATGCAGAGAGGTGAGAACAGACTCCTTCGCCAGCATTAGTAAGAGACCAAAGGGCTCTGAGTCACCCAACTCCTTCCTGGACCAGGAGAGCAGAAGACGCTGCACCATCGCAGATTATGACAAGCTAAGCGTTGGCTGCCCCATCGAAGCCAACGTGATTCAGCCCAGAATGAGAGAGCACAAGCCTTCACGTGGTCAGTACCTTCTCATTACGTTATCTTATAAATATCCCACTGACAGGTACAGATGACACAGGAGGAAATATGTtcttaaaataatacaaatgcaATCTTTTCTTTCAAGGTAAGCCCCGGCCACTGTCCATGCCAGCAGATACCTGTGTGGGAGTAGCTGATCCGTATGCTAAGCCCTGGGCACAGGGAAGGAAAGGTATGTACAAACATGCTTTCACGTTAAAATTGTGTAATTCCaagttgtattttttcattgaatTAACCTCACATGAAGTGTAGTTTTGCAGGAAGCTTTTTAACACCTGGGGTTTGTATTATTACCGTACAAAAATATAGACACATCTGATTAAAAACTTAGAACACTCAGTACAAAGCTTGGAATTCCATTTTGAGATTTGGCCAGTGTTTGACAATGCTGTGGCATGTGTTTACCTGTTTAATGTTATCAGGTGGATAACAGCTTACAATGGGTTATTGTGAACATTTAATGTATGCACCGCTGCAACACTACGCTTCTATTGTAATCAAGAAAGTGGCTACACTGTGAGAAAGTGGCGTGTATGTGCGTTGGATATCAGCTGTGCAACCATAAAAACAGACCAGTCTTCTGTTTAGATTTTTATGCAAGTTATGTGCAGCACAATAGGTCATAAAGTgccttttttcatttcagattaACTATCAGTATACAGGAAATTGCTGCTTTTCATTAAATAGGGCCTCCACTTTGGTATCTTGATCACCCTAATGGCTTTATTTTGCCCTTATCTGCTATTGGTTGCTTAGTGACTTTATCTCTAACAGTCTACTGGATTCAGAGTTGTTTAAATAAATCcgctggactttaagaaagttctttgaagacgtttcacctctcatccaagaggcttcttcagttctggtggtggttggtgttgcctcagcctTTAAACCTCTGTAAGGTGTGTTCAGGGCCATTATTccaataccaaaactcatctggtcgttgtgagtatcggtgggggtcgttgaaatgcacagatgtcactgagtccctgtgtgctaatggtggtcattagcatgagtctgctgagtagttcttttggagAATTCTGACCTGATTAtaaactttggataaccatgacctggatgaatgagaacctacacagacagtCTACTGGATtcataaaccaaaaaatataacaattcTGAAATTAAAACTTCCAGTCTTAATTTGCTTGATCTGGTAAAAAGATGCATTTTGTGGCACATCAGCTCAACAAACAGTCTGCTCTTCAGCTGTGGCTGAACATGCTACATTATTGCAAGCACAGTGTTCTCTTCTGCTAAAACTCACGATAAACTAACTTGTCACCGTCTCACTTCTTCAGGTGAAGACCTCCTATACAGGTACCTGAGCAATGAGCGGATCCCCACCATAGCGGAGGAGGTCCCCTCAGTGTCTCCACCCTACAGGCCCGCAGGGGAACGTCAGCTCGTGCGGGTCGACCATATCCGGGGCAGCCGCTACTACTCCAACTCAGACCTCCACAACAGCGCCACCATCCCCTACCAGGAAGACGTCAAAAAGGCCCCCGTAGCCCCCATCTCCAAGCGCACATCGGCTGAACGCTCACTACTGGTCAGTTGGATCACGCGGCTTAAGCTATTGACTCACTGATGATGTGCTTCTTGTCCGGGGCTTCCTGTCCCTGTCTTGTGTCCTTCCTCAGTGCCTTTGATATTTAACGTCCCGCTGTTTTTTTGGCAGCTTCGGGCTTTCTCACACTCCTCTCTCCCCAAACCTCCATATTTCCCTGGtgttactactactaccaaCTACTACTACTCCTCAACCAAACCTGCTTTTGTAGTGCTCACTACATTAAGTCATCGCCCCTTTAACACTGCCCACTACCCTCATCTCTGACTACAAGCCTCAGCCTCAACAGGATACCGTTTGTTCAGGTCTAGGACACTTTGGCCTTGTGCGCTGCTTATGGACTTCTCTGTACATATTAAGTTATATCATGTTTCCGTTAAGATGTTCTCCGGTACCGTTACTCAAGGCTTCAGACACTGAAGTTCCCAAAAAAAACTTGCCTGATATCACTTAAGTTATGTGCTTATTTGGTTttcatttacataaaataaaattcagtgaaattaaCAGCATATATTTGTTAGtgaaactgcttttattttgatgttttcttttgacatttttgtgatcagTTAGTTACATTACTGTCTTGCCAATGGTTGCCTCTTGTAAGCTATGCATAAGATTTTTATGGTCACTTAAGCTGACAATGCTGCATTGGTTGGTAAAAGGGTGTTTATATCTTGTCACTAGCAAATATTTGTGCATGTTTTAAAGCTATGCACTCTCTTCAGTAAACTTTATATCCTGTGTTCCAGTTTACTCTGCAATTACCCACCAAAAGGGCCTATACATACAGCTGGTTGACAGTAATAACTGGTCTTTGAAAGCCAGTATTTGAACCAATCTCTTTAGGACACACAGGTCTAATCTGTTAGCTCATGCTAAGGAAAGACCACAGA
This is a stretch of genomic DNA from Acanthochromis polyacanthus isolate Apoly-LR-REF ecotype Palm Island chromosome 1, KAUST_Apoly_ChrSc, whole genome shotgun sequence. It encodes these proteins:
- the LOC110950042 gene encoding connector enhancer of kinase suppressor of ras 3 isoform X2, with the protein product MEPITKWTPKQVVDWMKGLDDSLQQYVSNFEREKISGEQLLKITHQDLEELGVARIGHQELVLEAVDLLCALNYGVETDNLKTLVVRMRAATNSLHMATADRRKSPAYDGSTSRKPPNDFLTSVVELIGAAKSLLAWLDRTPLTGISDFTATKNKIIQLCLELTTTVQQDCSVYEMEEKILEVSKVLNSICDQTVRTTSDPLMSQSACLEEVQLTNINPGEGLGMYIKSTYDGLHVITGTTEHSPADLTRKIHAGDEVIQVNQQTVVGWQLKNLVFKLREDPKGVVLLLKKRPTGTTGFTPAPLKNMRWKPPVPQNNSSLVRAQSPCSSANGSTKKEKPAILDLYIPPPPPVPYTPREVRTDSFASISKRPKGSESPNSFLDQESRRRCTIADYDKLSVGCPIEANVIQPRMREHKPSRGKPRPLSMPADTCVGVADPYAKPWAQGRKGEDLLYRYLSNERIPTIAEEVPSVSPPYRPAGERQLVRVDHIRGSRYYSNSDLHNSATIPYQEDVKKAPVAPISKRTSAERSLLVSWITRLKLLTH